From Pseudonocardia autotrophica, one genomic window encodes:
- a CDS encoding HAAS signaling domain-containing protein, whose translation MIDEPTPVHELVERYLLRLRAASADLPGAQRDELLGDITAHLAEAVPDGFDELTARRALDALGAPEQVAAAARAENGAVARPGAGSAQAFDVAAVLLLLLGGFVVPVLGWVAGVVMLWSSPRWAVADKWLGTLVMPGAVVVGFLSLAWLEALGARGMWFGVGVAVLGVLGWTFWRLLSRSRDALGGGAWLPA comes from the coding sequence GTGATCGACGAGCCGACTCCGGTCCACGAGCTGGTCGAGCGCTACCTGCTGCGGCTGCGCGCCGCGTCCGCCGACCTCCCCGGAGCCCAGCGTGACGAGCTGCTCGGTGACATCACCGCGCACCTGGCCGAAGCCGTGCCCGATGGGTTCGACGAGCTGACCGCGCGCCGCGCGCTCGACGCGCTCGGTGCCCCCGAGCAGGTGGCGGCGGCCGCCAGGGCGGAGAACGGTGCCGTGGCGCGGCCGGGCGCCGGCTCGGCCCAGGCGTTCGACGTGGCTGCGGTACTGCTGCTGTTGCTGGGCGGGTTCGTGGTCCCGGTCCTGGGCTGGGTGGCCGGAGTGGTGATGCTGTGGAGCAGCCCGCGATGGGCGGTCGCGGACAAGTGGCTGGGCACCCTGGTGATGCCGGGAGCGGTCGTGGTCGGCTTCCTGTCGTTGGCCTGGCTCGAGGCCCTCGGTGCCCGGGGGATGTGGTTCGGGGTCGGGGTGGCGGTGCTCGGTGTGCTGGGGTGGACGTTCTGGCGGCTGCTCAGCCGCAGCCGTGACGCGTT
- a CDS encoding PadR family transcriptional regulator, translated as MEPGRAGKSMSELRRGIIVFCVLALLDVRERYAVELVSDLAASETLAAGQGTIYPLLSRLRSDGLVSTTWQESPSGPPRRYYRLTESGAAALVAFRGEWTQFRDAVDDLLLEGRT; from the coding sequence ATGGAACCTGGCCGTGCAGGGAAGTCGATGAGCGAGCTGCGCCGCGGCATCATCGTCTTCTGCGTGCTGGCGCTGCTGGATGTCCGGGAGCGCTACGCCGTCGAGCTGGTGTCCGATCTGGCCGCCAGCGAGACACTCGCCGCCGGTCAGGGAACGATCTACCCGTTGCTGTCCCGGCTGCGTTCCGACGGGCTGGTCAGCACGACCTGGCAGGAGTCCCCGTCGGGGCCGCCCCGCCGCTACTACCGCCTCACCGAGTCCGGTGCCGCCGCGCTGGTGGCGTTCCGCGGGGAGTGGACGCAGTTCCGGGACGCGGTGGACGACCTGCTGCTGGAGGGACGAACATGA
- a CDS encoding IclR family transcriptional regulator yields the protein MRSTERDDAPDSVVGRVMAILSAFRPTDGDLSLAELARRCGLPKPTVHRLVRQLGTYGAVEISPRGVRLGMNLFEIGQLAARPRTLREAATPHLADLQEATGETVHLAVADGEDVVYVQKLESRRAPAVGSRVGGRMPAYCTAVGKVLLAHAPAEQIEALLSRPLRRRTPRTTVAPGLLTRELQRIRDTGIAEEHEESTVGIACVASPVLDDGGAAVAAVSITARVGVRTDRLAPAVRTAALGISRSLRHTVVAVPARDGAGATR from the coding sequence ATGCGTTCCACTGAGCGAGACGATGCGCCGGACTCGGTGGTCGGCCGGGTGATGGCCATCCTGTCGGCCTTCCGCCCCACGGACGGCGACCTCTCACTCGCCGAGCTGGCCCGCCGCTGCGGGCTGCCCAAGCCGACCGTGCACCGGCTCGTCCGGCAGCTGGGGACCTACGGAGCGGTCGAGATCTCGCCCCGCGGAGTGCGGCTCGGAATGAACCTGTTCGAGATCGGTCAGCTCGCCGCGCGCCCGCGCACCCTGCGCGAGGCGGCCACCCCGCACCTGGCCGACCTGCAGGAGGCCACCGGGGAGACGGTGCACCTCGCGGTGGCCGACGGCGAGGACGTGGTCTACGTCCAGAAGCTGGAGAGCCGGCGTGCCCCGGCCGTCGGGTCGCGGGTGGGTGGCCGGATGCCCGCGTACTGCACGGCGGTCGGCAAGGTCCTCCTCGCGCACGCACCGGCGGAGCAGATCGAGGCGCTGCTGTCGCGCCCGCTGCGGCGCCGGACACCGCGCACGACGGTCGCGCCCGGCCTGCTGACCCGGGAACTGCAGCGGATCCGCGATACCGGGATCGCCGAGGAGCACGAGGAGTCCACGGTCGGCATCGCCTGCGTCGCGTCCCCCGTCCTGGACGACGGGGGAGCGGCTGTGGCCGCGGTGTCGATCACCGCGCGGGTCGGGGTGCGGACGGACCGACTGGCTCCCGCCGTGCGGACCGCGGCTCTCGGGATCTCGCGCTCGTTGCGCCACACCGTCGTCGCGGTACCCGCCCGGGACGGTGCCGGGGCTACTCGGTGA
- a CDS encoding acetaldehyde dehydrogenase (acetylating): MSQTSPQPVTAAIVGPGNIGTDLLVKLRRSASIDVRYVVGVVESDGLARAREFGVDASAEGIDWLLRQDPLPQIVFEATSAAAHVANAPRYAEADIQAVDLTPAHLGPMVSPPVNGAEHLDSPNVSMITCGGQATIPIVHAVSRITPVPYAEIVASVASRGAGPGTRANIDEFTETTARAVEEVGGAVRGKAIIVLNPVEPPMIMRDTVFCAIGAEADRDAITASVHEMVAEVQQYVPGYTLRAEPQFDEPQQSWDGNARVGVFLEVKGNADYLPAYAGNLDIMTAAAARVGELMANRTKENAA, from the coding sequence ATGTCCCAGACCTCGCCACAACCGGTGACCGCCGCGATCGTCGGCCCCGGGAACATCGGCACCGATCTCCTCGTGAAGCTCCGCCGCAGTGCCTCGATCGACGTCCGGTACGTCGTCGGCGTCGTCGAGTCCGACGGGCTCGCCCGGGCGCGGGAGTTCGGTGTGGACGCCAGCGCCGAGGGCATCGACTGGCTGCTGCGCCAGGACCCGCTCCCGCAGATCGTCTTCGAGGCGACGTCCGCCGCGGCGCACGTCGCGAACGCACCGCGCTACGCCGAGGCAGACATCCAGGCCGTCGACCTCACCCCGGCCCACCTCGGACCGATGGTGTCGCCCCCGGTCAACGGCGCGGAGCACCTCGACTCCCCGAACGTCTCCATGATCACCTGCGGTGGCCAGGCCACGATCCCGATCGTGCACGCGGTCTCCCGGATCACCCCGGTGCCCTACGCCGAGATCGTCGCCTCGGTCGCCTCCCGCGGCGCGGGCCCCGGCACCCGCGCCAACATCGACGAGTTCACCGAGACCACCGCCCGCGCCGTCGAGGAGGTGGGCGGCGCGGTCCGCGGCAAGGCGATCATCGTGCTCAACCCGGTCGAGCCGCCGATGATCATGCGGGACACCGTGTTCTGCGCGATCGGCGCCGAGGCCGATCGCGACGCGATCACCGCGTCGGTGCACGAGATGGTCGCCGAGGTCCAGCAGTACGTACCCGGCTACACGCTGCGCGCCGAGCCGCAGTTCGACGAGCCGCAGCAGTCCTGGGACGGCAACGCCCGGGTCGGGGTCTTCCTGGAGGTCAAGGGCAACGCCGACTACCTGCCCGCCTACGCAGGCAACCTCGACATCATGACCGCCGCCGCGGCCCGCGTCGGCGAGCTGATGGCCAACCGGACCAAGGAGAACGCCGCATGA
- the dmpG gene encoding 4-hydroxy-2-oxovalerate aldolase, giving the protein MSRPVLEHDIRIIDTSLRDGSHAMAHRFTETQVRDTVRALDRAGLEVIEVSHGDGIGGSSFNYGFSRTDEMTLIAAAREEAARAKIAVLLVPGIGTADDLRRARDAGADMVRIATHCTEADVSPQHFGVARELGMETAGFLMMAHRTSPENLARQARIMVDAGCQAPYVTDSAGALLMHEARARFEALLAEVGDDAWVGYHGHQNLSLGVANSVIAQEVGVRYIDGSLCALGAGSGNSPTEVLAAVFDRLGVGTGLDAGAVIDAAEDVVRPFLPRWPKMDRNAIVQGWAGVYSSFLLHAERAGDRYKVAPHEILRRCGELGYVGGQEDMIIDVAMELAGEHAHA; this is encoded by the coding sequence ATGAGCCGGCCCGTCCTCGAGCACGACATCCGCATCATCGACACCTCGCTGCGCGACGGCAGCCACGCGATGGCCCACCGGTTCACCGAGACCCAGGTACGCGACACCGTCCGCGCCCTGGACCGGGCCGGACTGGAGGTCATCGAGGTCTCGCACGGCGACGGGATCGGCGGGTCGTCGTTCAACTACGGCTTCTCCCGCACCGACGAGATGACGCTGATCGCCGCCGCCCGCGAGGAAGCGGCCCGGGCGAAGATCGCGGTGCTGCTGGTACCGGGGATCGGCACCGCCGACGACCTGCGCCGCGCCCGCGACGCCGGGGCGGACATGGTCCGGATCGCGACCCACTGCACCGAGGCCGACGTGTCCCCGCAGCACTTCGGCGTCGCCCGGGAGCTCGGCATGGAGACCGCCGGGTTCCTGATGATGGCCCACCGGACCTCACCGGAGAACCTCGCGCGCCAGGCGCGGATCATGGTGGACGCCGGCTGCCAGGCCCCCTACGTCACCGACTCGGCCGGGGCCCTGCTGATGCACGAGGCCCGCGCCCGGTTCGAGGCGCTGCTGGCCGAGGTCGGTGACGACGCCTGGGTCGGCTATCACGGACACCAGAACCTCAGCCTCGGCGTCGCGAACTCGGTGATCGCCCAGGAGGTCGGCGTCCGCTACATCGACGGGTCACTGTGCGCCCTCGGCGCCGGATCGGGCAACTCCCCCACCGAGGTGCTGGCCGCGGTGTTCGACCGGCTCGGTGTCGGGACCGGCCTCGACGCCGGCGCGGTGATCGACGCCGCCGAGGACGTCGTCCGCCCGTTCCTCCCGCGGTGGCCGAAGATGGACCGCAACGCGATCGTCCAGGGCTGGGCGGGTGTCTACTCGTCGTTCCTGCTGCACGCGGAGCGAGCCGGCGACCGCTACAAGGTCGCCCCGCACGAGATCCTGCGCCGCTGCGGCGAGCTCGGCTACGTCGGCGGCCAGGAAGATATGATCATCGACGTCGCGATGGAACTCGCCGGGGAGCACGCACATGCCTGA
- a CDS encoding 2-keto-4-pentenoate hydratase: protein MPDTVSDPLADPVAKATALFEARRTRVPIAPFTDTEPDLTMADGYAVQRELVPMLLAGGDEIVGYKVGLTSTAMQRLIGVDSPDFGPVLASTRYTGGAEVPLDRFIAPKMEAEISFVMRERLAGPGVTTEDARSAIAGAVASIEIVDSRIADWRIKLADTVADLASNGAFVASDDVVDVAGIDTRLIGMVLSRDGEVIDTGAGAAALGDPVAVVAWLANVLGERGLALEPGHLVMTGALHAAVPMAAGETYRAEFDRIGTVEVRVVASSS, encoded by the coding sequence ATGCCTGACACCGTGTCCGATCCCCTGGCCGATCCCGTCGCGAAGGCGACGGCGCTGTTCGAGGCCCGGCGCACCCGGGTGCCGATCGCGCCGTTCACCGACACCGAGCCCGATCTGACGATGGCCGACGGCTACGCCGTCCAGCGCGAGCTCGTCCCGATGCTGCTCGCCGGTGGCGACGAGATCGTGGGTTACAAGGTCGGCCTGACCTCGACGGCGATGCAGCGCCTGATCGGGGTCGACTCCCCCGACTTCGGCCCGGTTCTGGCCTCCACCCGCTACACCGGCGGCGCCGAGGTGCCGCTGGACCGGTTCATCGCCCCCAAGATGGAGGCGGAGATCAGCTTCGTGATGCGCGAGCGGCTGGCCGGGCCCGGCGTCACCACCGAGGACGCCCGCAGCGCGATCGCCGGCGCCGTGGCGTCGATCGAGATCGTGGACTCGCGGATCGCCGACTGGCGGATCAAGCTCGCCGACACGGTGGCCGATCTCGCGTCCAACGGCGCCTTCGTCGCCTCCGACGACGTCGTGGACGTCGCCGGCATCGACACCCGGCTCATCGGCATGGTCCTCTCCCGGGACGGCGAGGTGATCGACACCGGAGCGGGTGCCGCGGCCCTCGGCGATCCGGTGGCGGTCGTCGCCTGGCTGGCGAACGTGCTCGGCGAACGCGGCCTGGCGCTCGAACCGGGTCATCTGGTGATGACCGGGGCGCTGCATGCGGCCGTCCCGATGGCGGCGGGTGAGACCTACCGGGCCGAGTTCGACCGGATCGGCACGGTCGAGGTCCGGGTCGTCGCGTCATCCTCGTAG
- a CDS encoding substrate-binding domain-containing protein, translated as MAPDRLRVGLVVPLQGPAGMYGPSCELCAELAVRQLNSGSGILGREVCTVPIDGAAAPRAVAAEIDSLISARRIDAVVGWHISAVREAVVPAVAGRVPYVFTALYEGGEHRPGVFLTGETPDAQVCPAIAWMARELGVRRWTVVGNDYSWPRGSVRASRAYARASGATLDEEFYVPLGTDDFTPVLRRLTRRADGGILMFLVGSDAVRFNRQFAEAGLQDLPRLAPLMDENMLLASEPAGTRGLFTAAGFFESLVTPESLTFGGDFTRAFGPDAPTLNSAGESCYEGILLLAALLDAAGSTDVGRIHAHAEDVRYTGPRGELVVRGGHVRQPVYLAAPGPDDLEILATL; from the coding sequence GTGGCACCCGATCGGCTGCGGGTCGGCCTGGTGGTTCCGTTGCAGGGCCCGGCCGGCATGTACGGGCCGTCGTGCGAGCTCTGCGCGGAGCTCGCGGTCCGGCAGCTCAACTCCGGCTCCGGGATTCTCGGCCGCGAGGTGTGCACGGTGCCGATCGACGGTGCCGCGGCCCCCCGGGCGGTCGCCGCCGAGATCGACTCGCTGATCTCGGCGCGGCGGATCGACGCCGTGGTGGGCTGGCACATCTCCGCCGTCCGGGAGGCGGTCGTCCCGGCCGTCGCCGGCCGCGTCCCCTATGTGTTCACGGCGCTCTACGAGGGTGGCGAGCACCGGCCGGGGGTGTTCCTGACCGGCGAGACCCCGGACGCCCAGGTCTGCCCGGCCATCGCCTGGATGGCGCGCGAGCTCGGCGTACGGCGGTGGACCGTCGTCGGCAACGACTACTCCTGGCCGCGTGGCAGCGTGCGGGCGAGCCGTGCGTACGCCCGGGCGAGCGGGGCGACCCTCGACGAGGAGTTCTACGTGCCGCTGGGCACCGACGACTTCACCCCGGTGCTGCGACGCCTGACCCGGCGCGCCGACGGCGGGATACTGATGTTCCTGGTCGGGTCGGACGCCGTCCGGTTCAACCGCCAGTTCGCCGAGGCCGGCCTGCAGGATCTGCCTCGGCTCGCCCCGCTGATGGACGAGAACATGCTGCTCGCGTCCGAGCCCGCCGGCACCCGGGGATTGTTCACCGCCGCCGGATTCTTCGAGAGCCTGGTGACGCCGGAGAGCCTCACCTTCGGCGGCGACTTCACCCGCGCGTTCGGGCCGGACGCACCGACGCTCAACAGCGCAGGCGAGTCCTGTTACGAGGGGATACTCCTGCTCGCCGCGCTCCTGGACGCCGCCGGCAGCACCGATGTCGGCCGCATCCACGCCCACGCCGAGGACGTCCGGTACACCGGCCCCCGCGGCGAGCTGGTGGTGCGGGGCGGACATGTCCGGCAGCCGGTCTATCTGGCAGCGCCGGGGCCGGACGACCTGGAGATCCTCGCGACCCTGTGA
- a CDS encoding MarR family winged helix-turn-helix transcriptional regulator — MRAEDGPALARSLTVLQLRVAARLRTALAAADASLEEWWVLDYVTAHPGRPTSEVAAHALLPAASMTKLVDRLVDTNAVYRKSDSSDRRRCLLFPTVRGLDRHARLRSAVDAEDAAIADLIGSEVLLDLGRAVDDAAGRLAPRGGQPIA, encoded by the coding sequence GTGCGCGCCGAGGATGGACCCGCTCTCGCCCGTTCGCTGACGGTGTTGCAGCTGCGCGTGGCCGCACGCCTGCGGACGGCTCTCGCGGCCGCCGACGCCTCGCTGGAGGAGTGGTGGGTGCTGGACTACGTGACGGCGCATCCCGGTCGACCGACCAGTGAGGTGGCGGCGCACGCGTTGCTCCCGGCCGCCAGCATGACCAAGCTGGTCGACCGGCTGGTGGACACCAACGCCGTCTACCGCAAGTCGGACTCGTCGGATCGGCGGCGCTGCCTGCTGTTCCCCACCGTTCGCGGACTCGATCGGCATGCCCGGCTGCGCTCCGCGGTCGACGCCGAGGACGCCGCGATCGCCGACCTCATCGGCTCGGAGGTTCTGCTGGATCTGGGACGCGCCGTCGACGACGCCGCGGGCCGTCTCGCACCCCGCGGCGGGCAACCGATCGCTTGA
- a CDS encoding urease subunit beta translates to MHLTPKDQDRLLLFLAAELARRRRQKGLRLTYPEARALIADEVVEAARGGAGVAEAAAVGASLLRADDLLPGVAPLIGTVQVEGFFEDGQKLVTIHDPIRPAASAGTDAGTATAKGDEEQAHVPGELLVEDGEIVLGEGRATAVVTVVNTGDRPVQVGSHFHFFEANRALRFNRREAFGMHLDIPSGTAVRFEPGEERDVALVAVGGTREIHGLNDMTNGPITAEPAPALLTALAEHGFLDTGATPA, encoded by the coding sequence GTGCATCTCACCCCCAAGGACCAGGACCGGTTGCTGCTGTTCCTCGCTGCCGAGCTCGCCCGGCGACGCCGGCAGAAGGGGCTGCGTCTGACCTACCCGGAGGCGCGTGCCCTCATCGCGGACGAGGTGGTCGAGGCCGCCCGGGGCGGGGCCGGCGTTGCGGAGGCCGCGGCCGTGGGGGCGAGCCTGCTACGCGCCGACGATCTGCTGCCCGGCGTCGCGCCGTTGATCGGCACCGTTCAGGTCGAGGGATTCTTCGAGGACGGTCAGAAGCTGGTCACCATCCACGACCCGATCCGGCCCGCGGCGAGCGCCGGTACCGATGCCGGCACGGCCACCGCGAAGGGCGACGAGGAGCAGGCGCACGTCCCGGGCGAGCTGCTGGTGGAGGACGGCGAGATCGTGCTCGGCGAGGGGCGCGCCACCGCCGTGGTGACCGTGGTGAACACCGGCGACCGGCCGGTCCAGGTCGGGTCGCACTTCCACTTCTTCGAGGCCAACCGCGCGCTCCGGTTCAACCGCCGGGAGGCGTTCGGCATGCACCTCGACATCCCGTCGGGCACCGCGGTGCGGTTCGAACCGGGTGAGGAGCGTGACGTCGCCCTGGTGGCGGTGGGCGGCACCAGGGAGATCCACGGGCTGAACGACATGACCAACGGTCCGATCACGGCCGAACCCGCACCGGCACTGCTCACCGCACTCGCCGAGCACGGGTTCCTCGACACCGGCGCGACGCCGGCCTGA
- the ureC gene encoding urease subunit alpha: MATRISRRQYAELFGPTTGDRVRLADTELLARIERDDTVYGDESVFGGGKTMREGMAVHNTVTNEAGALDFVITNVVLLDPVLGIRKADIGIRDGRIAGIGKAGNPRTMDGVHPDLVIGAGTDVRAGEGMIATPGAIDVHVHFDSAGLVEEAISSGVTTMIGGGLGPVTVGITSSGPTNLARMLRAVEQFPMNFGFLANGSAAHTAPLLEQGLAGAIGYKIHEDWGATPAAIRASLDAGDELGIQVQIHTDTLNEAGFYEDTMRAIAGRPIHTYHAEGAGGGHAPDVLQVVGEPHCLPSSTNPTNPYTVNTFDEHLDMVMVCHHLNPRVPEDVAFAESRIRRETIAAEDVLHDIGAISAMGSDSQGMGRIGETVARTWQLASHMRHTRGPLDTDAGTGADNARILRYLAKITINPARLFGIEHTVGSLEPGKLADIVLWDPRFFGIRPEVVFKGGFPTWSVMGEANASLMTCEPLLYRPQWSAFGRTPADVSVTFAAEAAIEGGLAERLELSTPLRPCVGARTLTKADLLRNDHVPQIRVDPETYRVEVDGEHCTSTPMTRVPLGRRYTLK; this comes from the coding sequence ATGGCGACACGGATCTCTCGGCGGCAGTACGCCGAGCTCTTCGGCCCGACGACCGGGGATCGGGTGCGGCTGGCCGACACCGAGCTGCTGGCCCGGATCGAACGCGACGACACCGTCTACGGCGACGAGTCGGTGTTCGGCGGCGGCAAGACCATGCGCGAGGGCATGGCCGTGCACAACACGGTCACCAACGAGGCCGGCGCACTGGACTTCGTGATCACCAATGTCGTCCTGCTGGATCCGGTGCTGGGCATCCGGAAGGCCGACATCGGGATCCGCGACGGCCGGATCGCCGGGATCGGCAAGGCCGGGAACCCGCGGACGATGGACGGGGTGCATCCCGATCTCGTCATCGGCGCTGGCACCGACGTCCGCGCGGGTGAAGGGATGATCGCCACCCCGGGGGCGATCGACGTGCACGTGCACTTCGACAGCGCCGGGCTCGTCGAGGAGGCAATCTCCAGCGGTGTCACGACGATGATCGGGGGCGGCCTCGGCCCCGTCACGGTCGGCATCACGAGCTCGGGGCCGACCAACCTGGCGCGCATGCTGCGGGCGGTGGAGCAGTTCCCGATGAACTTCGGGTTCCTGGCCAACGGTTCGGCCGCGCACACCGCCCCGCTGCTGGAGCAGGGCCTCGCGGGCGCGATCGGTTACAAGATCCACGAGGACTGGGGCGCGACCCCGGCCGCGATCCGCGCGTCGCTCGACGCCGGTGACGAACTCGGGATCCAGGTGCAGATCCACACCGACACCCTGAACGAGGCGGGCTTCTACGAGGACACCATGCGGGCGATCGCCGGCCGCCCGATCCACACCTATCACGCCGAGGGCGCCGGCGGCGGTCACGCTCCCGACGTGCTGCAGGTCGTCGGCGAACCACACTGCCTGCCGTCGTCGACCAACCCCACCAACCCCTACACGGTGAACACCTTCGACGAGCATCTCGACATGGTGATGGTCTGTCACCACCTGAACCCTCGGGTCCCCGAGGACGTCGCGTTCGCCGAGTCGCGGATCCGGCGCGAGACGATCGCCGCCGAGGACGTGCTCCACGACATCGGGGCGATCTCGGCGATGGGGTCGGATTCGCAGGGCATGGGGCGCATCGGCGAGACCGTGGCGCGGACCTGGCAGCTGGCGTCGCACATGCGGCACACCCGTGGCCCGCTGGACACCGACGCGGGCACCGGTGCGGACAACGCGCGGATCCTCCGCTACCTGGCCAAGATCACGATCAACCCGGCCCGGCTGTTCGGGATCGAGCACACCGTGGGCTCGCTCGAACCGGGCAAGCTGGCCGACATCGTGCTCTGGGACCCGCGGTTCTTCGGGATCCGGCCGGAGGTGGTGTTCAAGGGCGGGTTCCCGACGTGGTCGGTGATGGGGGAAGCGAACGCCTCACTGATGACCTGCGAGCCGCTGCTCTACCGTCCGCAGTGGTCGGCGTTCGGCAGGACACCGGCCGACGTGTCCGTCACGTTCGCCGCCGAGGCGGCGATCGAGGGCGGCCTGGCCGAACGCCTGGAGCTGTCCACTCCCCTGCGCCCGTGCGTCGGCGCCCGCACGCTGACCAAGGCCGATCTGCTGCGCAACGACCACGTCCCGCAGATCCGGGTGGATCCGGAGACCTACCGGGTCGAGGTGGACGGTGAGCACTGCACCTCCACACCGATGACCCGGGTCCCGCTCGGCCGCCGCTACACGCTCAAGTAG
- the ureG gene encoding urease accessory protein UreG, protein MDHAHRTGGPASAIRIGIGGPVGSGKTRLVERLLPLLDDAGVETAVITNDLVTDEDARRVRESGLLDPDRVLAVETGACPHTAIREDPSANLVAVHSLEQRFPGLQLVLIESGGDNLAATFTSDLVDFWLFVIDTAAGDDIPRKNGIGLLQADLLVVNKIDLAPLVGADLDRMRADVRAARPSSPSVFVDLRSGTGLDELFTLLVRHAQLDVRTSV, encoded by the coding sequence ATGGACCACGCGCACAGGACCGGCGGGCCGGCGTCCGCGATCCGGATCGGCATCGGCGGGCCGGTCGGCTCGGGGAAGACCCGGCTGGTCGAACGGCTCCTGCCGCTGCTGGACGACGCGGGCGTCGAGACGGCCGTGATCACGAACGACCTGGTGACCGACGAGGACGCCCGCCGGGTCCGGGAGAGCGGCCTGCTCGACCCGGACCGGGTGCTGGCGGTGGAGACGGGCGCCTGTCCGCACACCGCGATCCGGGAGGACCCGTCGGCCAACCTGGTCGCCGTGCACTCGCTGGAACAGCGCTTCCCGGGTCTGCAGCTGGTACTCATCGAGTCCGGTGGCGACAACCTGGCCGCGACGTTCACCTCGGACCTGGTCGACTTCTGGCTGTTCGTGATCGACACCGCCGCCGGGGACGACATCCCGCGCAAGAACGGCATCGGACTGCTGCAGGCGGATCTGCTGGTCGTCAACAAGATCGATCTCGCCCCGCTGGTGGGGGCCGATCTCGACCGGATGCGGGCGGACGTGCGCGCCGCGCGGCCGTCGTCGCCGAGTGTGTTCGTCGACCTGCGCAGCGGGACCGGGCTCGACGAGCTCTTCACCCTCCTCGTGCGGCACGCCCAGCTCGACGTGCGGACATCGGTGTGA
- a CDS encoding urease accessory protein UreD: MTLEAVRGATGRAPGPVRPEVPPGLLDVELVLAADGRTRVERLVQRFPQRVTTPMYLDPAAPGTAFLCVQNPSGGVFAGDRLTTRLRAAPGAGVQLSGQSATQVYAGGAAGHDYRLIVEPGAVLEHVPRTTIPHRDCDYRQQVHVELRGDGTYLGWDVLAAGRIGHGERFAFRAVDLRTSVSCDGVPVATEALRIVPARRHPAEPGVLGGWDYAATVLLVAPARARSVWVELADELATTCELRPDRVAAVSELPDGAGLVVRILAGRAPAVHGALRETWAIARRILLGRSSMPERIL; encoded by the coding sequence GTGACGCTGGAAGCCGTCCGGGGCGCGACCGGCCGCGCGCCGGGGCCCGTCCGGCCCGAGGTGCCACCCGGGCTGCTCGACGTCGAGCTGGTCCTGGCGGCGGACGGCCGCACCCGGGTCGAGCGGCTGGTGCAGAGGTTCCCGCAACGGGTCACCACGCCGATGTACCTGGACCCGGCCGCTCCCGGGACGGCGTTCCTGTGCGTGCAGAACCCCTCCGGCGGGGTGTTCGCCGGCGACCGGCTCACCACCCGGCTGCGTGCGGCACCCGGCGCAGGTGTGCAGCTCAGCGGCCAGTCGGCGACCCAGGTCTACGCCGGAGGCGCGGCCGGTCACGACTACCGGCTGATCGTCGAGCCGGGGGCGGTGCTCGAGCACGTCCCCCGGACGACGATTCCGCACCGCGACTGCGACTACCGCCAGCAGGTCCACGTCGAGCTGCGGGGCGACGGGACCTACCTCGGCTGGGACGTGCTGGCGGCCGGCCGGATCGGTCACGGGGAGCGGTTCGCCTTCCGGGCGGTCGATCTGCGCACGTCGGTGTCCTGCGACGGTGTTCCGGTGGCCACCGAGGCGCTCCGGATCGTCCCGGCCCGCAGGCACCCCGCGGAGCCGGGGGTGCTGGGCGGGTGGGACTACGCCGCGACCGTGCTGCTGGTGGCGCCGGCGCGTGCCCGGTCGGTCTGGGTGGAGCTGGCCGACGAGCTGGCCACGACCTGCGAGCTGCGCCCGGATCGTGTCGCCGCGGTCAGCGAGCTGCCGGACGGGGCGGGGCTGGTCGTGCGGATCCTGGCCGGGCGGGCGCCGGCCGTGCACGGGGCCCTGCGCGAGACCTGGGCGATCGCCCGCAGGATCCTGCTCGGACGATCCTCGATGCCGGAGCGGATCCTGTGA
- a CDS encoding urease accessory protein UreE, with protein MTPATGNPEEAGAAPLVETVLGDVSEACWSGREHDLVDVGWGDAAKHRRMLRTISGREVALRLPRGSFLSDGDVLLDDGITIVVVRRPAEPAIVVDTASYSESEAIRAALLLGYALGNQHAPLELTPDDVRAPLLTGPDTARRTLAELGLRGSVHETPLAAHGWTTTSGEHRDAHRHD; from the coding sequence GTGACCCCGGCGACGGGGAACCCGGAGGAAGCCGGAGCGGCGCCCCTGGTCGAGACCGTGCTCGGCGACGTCTCCGAGGCATGCTGGAGCGGCCGGGAACACGACCTCGTCGACGTCGGATGGGGCGACGCGGCCAAGCACCGCCGGATGCTGCGCACGATCTCGGGCCGGGAGGTGGCCCTTCGGCTGCCCCGCGGCTCCTTCCTCTCCGACGGCGACGTCCTGCTCGACGACGGAATCACGATCGTGGTCGTCCGGCGGCCCGCCGAACCCGCGATCGTCGTCGACACCGCGTCCTACTCCGAGTCCGAGGCGATCCGGGCGGCGCTGCTGCTGGGATACGCGCTCGGCAACCAGCACGCGCCGCTGGAGCTCACCCCGGACGACGTGCGGGCACCGCTGCTGACCGGGCCGGACACCGCCCGCCGGACCCTGGCCGAGCTGGGACTGCGCGGCTCGGTCCACGAGACACCGCTCGCGGCCCACGGCTGGACGACGACATCGGGGGAGCATCGTGACGCGCACCGGCACGACTGA